A window of Halobacillus naozhouensis genomic DNA:
AAGCACGTTTAGCTCAAGACTGGTAAACATTATTGAGGTGTTGAGGCAAGCCAATGACCAAAGCCTTGTCCTGCTTGATGAATTAGGTTCTGGTACGGATCCTGGAGAAGGAATGGGCCTGGCTACAGCTATCTTAGATGCGTTAGCTGATAAAGGGGCAAGGATTTTAGCTACTACCCATTACAGTGAAATGAAGGACTATGCAGTAAATAAACGTGGCTTCCTAAATGCTGCCATGGAGTTTGATATCGACACCTTAAAACCAACGTACAGATTGATCATGGATGCAACAGGGGAAAGCCAGGCATTTGATATTGCCTTAAAGCTTGGTTTACATCCGAAAATCATCGAAAGAGCCTATGCCATTACGTATAAACAGGAAAAAGAGTTCCCTATGGATGATTCGTTGCTAAGAAAGTTAGATTATACCCAACAAGTTGCCGTTAACCGTTACAGGAGAAAGGTGACCCATTCGGAAGTAGAAGCTGCTCGGACATTGGCAGAATTCCAGATGGGTGACAATGTTACGGTTCAGTCGACAGGAGAAACGGCTATTGTTTACAAGGGCCCCGATCAACGAGGTAATTATATTGTGCAAATTAAAGGAGAGAAGCATACCATTAATCATAAACGGTTAAAACTTCATATCCCAGCCAAAGAACTTTATCCTGATGACTATGACTTTGATACTATTTTTAAATCAAAAGAATACCGGAGAATAAAACACCAAATGGCGAGGAAGCATGTGGAAGGACTCAGTCTTGAGGAAGAAGAATAAACAGTGTTCAAGTCAATTTGATCCAGATGTAGTCCATATGAACAACTGCTAATCTCGAGCGTTTTAAAGGAGAAATTGTAACAGAAGAATTTTATCGAGTAGAGGAATAATAAGGACTATTGTAAGGGGAGAAGACCGCGAGTTGGATCTGCGGCAAAAAACATTAATCATCAGAAACCCCGCTGTCTGAGGCAGCGGGGTTATTATCAATACTTTTCTGTTTGTTTAGGTTCCATTTGCGTCGGTTTTGATTCAAGGTCTGTGTAACCTACAAAACCGAATGAAAAGACAATGAGTAACAAGATTGCGAATAATACTTTTCTCACTATAATACCCTCCAAGGAATAATGTGTACATTATATTTAGACGAAAGAGATCCCTAGAAGTTATGTTAAAAGAATTACAAATGGTCTAAAATTGTCGCATTACAAACTTTGTAGAAGGGATCAAAGAAGTATCTATCAAATGGTGTCATTCACTAGAATTTCCTTTTTTATTTTACTTGCTGCCTAGGACAATTGCAATATATTTAGACGAATTTACAAGAAAATCTTAACTTTATGAAACTAGCTTTAAACCGACAACACCAATCACGATACAACTGACAAAAAATAGTCGTTTTACATTAGCTTTTTCTTTAAATAATAATATGCCAATCAGTACGGTTCCAACAGAGCCTATTCCTGTCCAGATTCCATAAGCCGTACCGATGGGAAGATCTTTAAGCGACAAGGAAAGAAAGTATAGGCTTAGTCCGCCTGAAACGATAGCCAATATAGTAGGAATTCGCTTGCGGAATCCTTCTGATAGTTTGAGGAATAGCATCCCGGACATTTCTCCCACTCCAGCAAGAAGTAAAAAGATCCATGACATTA
This region includes:
- a CDS encoding DMT family transporter is translated as MSWIFLLLAGVGEMSGMLFLKLSEGFRKRIPTILAIVSGGLSLYFLSLSLKDLPIGTAYGIWTGIGSVGTVLIGILLFKEKANVKRLFFVSCIVIGVVGLKLVS